A region of Gloeocapsopsis sp. IPPAS B-1203 DNA encodes the following proteins:
- a CDS encoding glycosyltransferase family 2 protein gives MPANSWPENDSYSELDALGSLLSELSEDEPQALQTTPKTCGEGRRRKAAVVLVVVWSGTIALHLISFGFWLVLGLTTLWGIHTLRLVFARPRTQNAPVDYLPSVSLLVAAKNEEAVIGNLVKTLCSLDYPVDRYEVWVIDDNSSDQTPALLEKLQQTYHKLKVLRRGTGAAGGKSGALNQVLPLTKGEILAVFDADAQVTPDLLQRVLPIFHRRAVGAVQVRKAIANSYENFWTRGQMAEMAVDSYVQQQRVAVGGIGELRGNGQFVRRQALERCGGWNEETITDDLDLTLRLHLDNWEIEFVSYPDVEEEGVTNAIALWHQRNRWSEGGYQRYLDYWRLIVKSRMGAGKKFDLLMFLLIQYIVPIAQVPDLLMAIARNRLPVLTPLTSFTVTIFMLWMFLGLKRIRTLEDKLTWSALFVIFLQTLRGTLYMCHWMVVMASTTARMSVRPKRLKWVKTVHQGNN, from the coding sequence ATGCCAGCGAATTCCTGGCCCGAAAACGATTCTTACAGTGAGCTTGATGCTCTTGGCTCCTTGTTATCTGAGTTATCAGAAGACGAGCCACAAGCGTTGCAAACAACTCCCAAGACTTGTGGCGAGGGTCGTAGACGCAAAGCAGCTGTTGTGTTAGTCGTAGTTTGGAGTGGCACAATTGCCCTTCATTTAATTTCTTTTGGATTTTGGCTGGTATTAGGTTTAACGACATTGTGGGGAATTCATACTCTCCGGTTAGTTTTTGCTCGTCCTCGTACCCAAAATGCGCCAGTCGATTATTTACCTTCGGTTTCTCTGTTAGTCGCAGCTAAAAATGAAGAAGCAGTCATTGGTAATTTAGTCAAGACTCTTTGTAGCCTCGATTATCCAGTAGACCGCTACGAAGTTTGGGTGATTGATGACAATAGTTCTGACCAAACACCAGCACTTCTAGAAAAATTACAGCAAACTTACCATAAGTTAAAAGTGTTACGACGGGGTACAGGTGCTGCTGGTGGTAAGTCAGGCGCATTGAACCAAGTTTTACCACTAACTAAGGGTGAGATTTTGGCAGTATTTGATGCGGATGCACAGGTAACGCCTGATTTGCTGCAGCGTGTATTGCCAATATTTCACAGACGCGCTGTCGGAGCCGTACAAGTACGCAAAGCGATCGCCAACTCTTACGAGAACTTCTGGACTCGTGGACAAATGGCAGAAATGGCTGTAGATAGCTACGTTCAGCAGCAGCGCGTAGCCGTTGGTGGAATCGGTGAGTTGCGCGGAAATGGTCAATTTGTACGCCGTCAAGCACTTGAGCGTTGTGGTGGTTGGAACGAAGAAACCATTACTGACGATCTTGACCTCACTTTACGCTTACACTTAGACAATTGGGAAATTGAATTTGTCAGCTACCCAGATGTCGAAGAAGAAGGCGTAACAAATGCGATCGCCTTATGGCATCAACGTAATCGCTGGTCAGAAGGTGGCTATCAACGATATTTAGATTATTGGCGGCTAATTGTAAAAAGCCGCATGGGTGCTGGTAAAAAATTCGACTTGCTGATGTTTTTGCTGATTCAGTACATTGTCCCGATCGCTCAAGTTCCTGATCTACTGATGGCGATCGCCCGTAACCGATTACCTGTGCTCACGCCACTCACGAGCTTTACTGTCACCATATTTATGCTCTGGATGTTCCTTGGTTTAAAGCGCATTCGTACGCTTGAAGATAAGCTCACTTGGTCAGCATTGTTTGTTATCTTTCTACAAACGCTGCGCGGTACTTTGTACATGTGCCATTGGATGGTGGTGATGGCAAGTACCACTGCACGAATGTCAGTGCGACCAAAGCGGCTAAAATGGGTGAAAACCGTCCATCAAGGCAACAATTAG
- the ebsA gene encoding type IV pilus biogenesis protein EbsA, with protein sequence MSIEQLQPAALQEVRVYQPYFQGNKRNTLPLAISLYKQGVLQGQRNIEGGDDIPFVATWNVSTLPADLTRCRMQFDGKADLSYEVMMSSSELVDFLIETILHFKRTNTVDFSKGFYRKLLRFDD encoded by the coding sequence ATGTCAATTGAGCAACTACAACCTGCTGCTTTGCAAGAAGTCAGAGTCTATCAACCGTATTTTCAGGGCAATAAACGCAATACACTCCCCTTAGCAATTAGTCTTTACAAACAAGGAGTGCTTCAAGGACAGCGCAATATAGAAGGTGGTGATGATATTCCTTTTGTTGCGACTTGGAACGTTTCTACTCTACCTGCCGATTTAACTCGCTGTCGAATGCAGTTCGACGGTAAGGCAGATCTCAGTTATGAGGTGATGATGTCTAGTTCGGAACTCGTAGACTTTCTGATCGAGACGATTTTACATTTCAAACGGACTAATACAGTTGATTTCTCTAAGGGTTTTTACCGCAAACTACTCCGCTTCGACGATTAG
- a CDS encoding phosphotransacetylase family protein, with amino-acid sequence MLSLGSGDVPNAKYLLIGSMEAYSGKSATVLGLSDQLKDSKLDIAYGKPLGNWMNDSDESLIDADVQFINQILQLPENKLLPSLLTLNEANIQKRLRGEDTNDYQSAATQYLQSKGDLVLLEGPGTLEEGSLFGLSLLEIAEVVDAKVLLVARYKPVFLVEALLSAKRRLGDRLIGLLINDIAPEQMETVNTEVRSFLEKQGVPVLGTLPKHNLLRSVSVAELVQHLGAEVLCRPDRLDLMVESLAIGAMNVNAALKYFRRRQNMAVVTGGDRVEIQLAALESSTQCLILTGQLPPPPFILSKAEELEIPILSVDLDTLSTVEIIDRTFGQVRLHEPIKVQCIRELMQEHFDIERLLSQLELKPAVALP; translated from the coding sequence ATGTTGAGTTTAGGGAGTGGGGACGTGCCGAATGCTAAGTACTTGCTGATTGGATCAATGGAAGCTTACAGCGGTAAGTCGGCAACAGTGCTGGGGTTATCCGATCAGCTAAAGGATTCAAAACTCGATATTGCCTATGGCAAACCTCTGGGTAATTGGATGAATGACTCTGATGAATCGCTGATTGACGCAGATGTTCAGTTTATTAACCAAATACTTCAGCTACCAGAAAACAAACTATTACCGTCGCTCCTGACTTTAAATGAAGCCAACATTCAAAAGCGCCTGCGCGGTGAAGATACAAATGATTACCAATCGGCTGCAACACAATATCTGCAGTCAAAGGGAGATTTGGTGTTACTTGAAGGTCCAGGTACTTTAGAAGAAGGCAGCTTATTTGGTTTAAGCTTACTAGAGATTGCTGAAGTTGTTGATGCGAAAGTACTGCTTGTCGCACGATACAAACCAGTGTTTTTAGTGGAGGCACTTTTATCTGCGAAGCGGCGCTTGGGCGATCGCTTAATTGGTCTCTTAATCAATGATATTGCTCCAGAACAGATGGAGACTGTTAATACAGAAGTCCGCTCATTTTTGGAAAAACAAGGTGTTCCAGTCTTGGGAACACTACCAAAACATAATTTATTGCGGAGTGTCAGCGTCGCTGAACTTGTTCAGCACTTAGGTGCAGAAGTATTGTGTCGTCCCGATCGCCTGGATTTAATGGTAGAAAGTCTGGCAATTGGCGCTATGAATGTCAATGCGGCTCTAAAATATTTCCGCAGACGGCAGAACATGGCAGTGGTAACAGGTGGCGATCGCGTAGAAATTCAACTTGCTGCTTTGGAAAGTTCGACACAATGTTTGATTTTAACGGGACAACTACCACCACCACCATTTATTCTCTCCAAAGCTGAGGAACTAGAAATTCCCATTTTGTCTGTTGATCTCGATACACTCTCGACAGTAGAAATTATTGATCGCACTTTTGGACAAGTCCGTCTGCATGAACCAATTAAAGTACAATGTATCCGCGAGTTGATGCAGGAGCATTTTGATATCGAGCGCTTGTTGTCGCAATTAGAGTTAAAGCCTGCAGTGGCATTGCCTTAG
- a CDS encoding DUF4188 domain-containing protein, whose protein sequence is MVQIMPGRFTAQVDEPFVVFLIGMRINQFFAFSKWIPTARAMAPMLHTLCQHPEKGFLGGENFVYWRGAGLIQYWRSFEDLERFAKNPADPHLSAWQRFNRAIGNDGSVGIWHETYLIEPGNYEAFYGNMPIFGLASATKHVPITGRRESAKATVKNR, encoded by the coding sequence ATGGTTCAAATCATGCCAGGGCGCTTTACAGCGCAAGTTGACGAACCCTTTGTCGTATTTCTGATTGGAATGCGAATTAATCAATTCTTCGCTTTTTCCAAATGGATTCCCACAGCACGGGCAATGGCACCAATGCTGCATACGCTTTGTCAACATCCAGAAAAAGGATTTTTAGGCGGAGAAAACTTTGTCTATTGGCGGGGTGCTGGGCTAATTCAATACTGGCGCTCGTTTGAGGATTTAGAGCGTTTTGCTAAGAATCCTGCTGATCCTCATCTATCGGCATGGCAACGTTTTAATCGTGCCATAGGTAACGATGGCAGTGTAGGAATTTGGCACGAAACTTACCTAATTGAACCTGGTAATTATGAAGCCTTTTATGGCAACATGCCAATATTTGGCTTAGCCAGTGCAACTAAGCACGTTCCAATTACAGGACGCAGAGAAAGTGCTAAGGCAACAGTCAAAAACCGATAA
- a CDS encoding PadR family transcriptional regulator, with the protein MALAHAILAVLVDCPNSGYDLAKQFDGSVGFFWAASHQQIYRELSKLEKQGWLSSEIIPQEGRPDKKLYYITEAGKQELQAWIAQPCEPAAIKDDLLVKTFAGYIASPKIILDELQQHRQAHLEKLSTYKTLEQQYFQNVQTLSLAAKFRYLTLLKGISYETDWVAWCDRAIEILR; encoded by the coding sequence ATGGCTTTAGCACACGCAATTTTGGCAGTTTTGGTTGATTGCCCCAATAGTGGTTACGACTTAGCAAAGCAATTCGATGGTTCTGTAGGGTTCTTTTGGGCAGCCAGTCATCAACAAATTTATCGGGAGTTATCGAAACTCGAAAAGCAAGGTTGGCTGAGTAGTGAAATTATTCCGCAAGAAGGACGTCCTGACAAAAAGCTCTACTACATTACCGAAGCAGGGAAACAAGAACTGCAAGCGTGGATCGCTCAACCTTGTGAGCCAGCAGCAATTAAAGACGATCTTTTAGTAAAAACCTTTGCAGGTTATATAGCTTCCCCCAAAATAATTTTGGATGAGTTACAGCAGCATCGCCAAGCGCATTTAGAGAAGTTATCGACATACAAAACTCTAGAACAGCAGTACTTTCAAAATGTACAAACGCTGTCTTTAGCGGCGAAGTTTCGTTATTTAACGCTGCTTAAAGGTATTAGTTATGAAACCGACTGGGTGGCTTGGTGCGATCGCGCAATTGAAATACTTCGTTAA
- a CDS encoding MAPEG family protein has translation MNFSQLPASVVFLYCIVAAVILIYLPFLVVGYARVKVGYDIAAPRAMFDKLPPYAQRATWAHQNSFEAFMIFAVAALMAYVTGVNSNLAVGAAIAFVIVRFLYSVFYVADIPIGRSLMFAIGSLCSGTLFVLSLLQTK, from the coding sequence ATGAATTTTTCACAACTACCAGCTTCAGTAGTTTTCTTATATTGCATTGTTGCGGCAGTTATTTTAATTTATCTGCCTTTCTTAGTCGTCGGTTACGCACGAGTAAAAGTTGGCTATGATATTGCCGCTCCTCGCGCTATGTTTGATAAGTTGCCACCCTATGCACAACGGGCAACATGGGCACATCAAAATTCTTTTGAAGCCTTTATGATTTTTGCCGTCGCAGCTTTGATGGCTTATGTCACAGGGGTGAATTCTAACTTAGCCGTCGGCGCAGCGATCGCATTCGTGATTGTTCGTTTTCTATACTCGGTATTTTATGTTGCCGACATTCCTATTGGGCGATCGCTGATGTTCGCCATTGGTTCCCTCTGTTCTGGTACTCTATTTGTCTTAAGTCTTTTGCAAACTAAATAG
- a CDS encoding YajQ family cyclic di-GMP-binding protein, with amino-acid sequence MAATYSFDIVSDFDRQELVNAVDQTVRDIKSRYDLKDTQTTVELGDEVITVNTDSEFTLESVHTVLREKAAKRQLSMKIFDFGKVESASGNRVRQEIKLKKGISQEIGKQISKLIRDEFKKIQASIQGDAVRVSSKTKDDLQAVMQRLKQEDFPVALQFTNYR; translated from the coding sequence ATGGCTGCTACATACTCTTTTGATATCGTTAGTGATTTTGATCGCCAAGAGTTAGTCAACGCGGTTGATCAAACTGTACGGGACATCAAAAGTCGCTATGACTTAAAAGATACCCAAACTACTGTAGAACTCGGTGATGAAGTTATCACAGTGAACACTGATAGCGAATTTACACTAGAGTCAGTACATACTGTCTTGCGAGAGAAAGCTGCAAAGCGTCAATTATCGATGAAGATTTTTGATTTTGGCAAAGTTGAATCAGCAAGTGGAAACCGCGTTCGCCAAGAAATTAAGTTAAAAAAAGGCATCAGTCAAGAAATTGGTAAGCAAATCTCGAAGCTGATTCGCGATGAATTTAAGAAGATACAAGCTTCGATTCAGGGCGATGCAGTGCGAGTTTCGAGTAAAACAAAGGATGACTTGCAAGCTGTCATGCAACGTCTGAAGCAAGAAGATTTTCCAGTAGCTTTACAGTTTACCAACTACCGCTAG
- a CDS encoding metallothionein, producing the protein MTTVTQMKCACENCLCIVSLEDAIQKDGKPYCSEACANGHTSGSGCGHSGCGCS; encoded by the coding sequence ATGACAACTGTAACTCAAATGAAATGTGCGTGTGAAAATTGTTTGTGTATTGTTTCTCTAGAAGACGCCATTCAAAAAGATGGTAAGCCTTATTGCAGCGAAGCCTGTGCTAATGGTCACACAAGTGGTTCAGGTTGCGGTCATAGCGGTTGTGGATGTAGCTAA
- a CDS encoding class I SAM-dependent methyltransferase produces the protein MPIYDAIGQSYAYSRLPDVRIVDSVVHLLALTPGSIIADIGAGTGGYSRMLAERGFHIYAVEPSAVMRSHATPHPRVQWLSDYAEAITLPNNAVDAVICLLAIHHFSELKKAFYEMNRIAKKKVSILTFDVIASKSFWLYDYFPFIREYDKQVFSSLKNIISLLEEITQRVVDVHPFMLPPDLSDMFLAAGWRKPEIYLNAQVRASMSAFALANPNAVQTGINLLQTDLNYGQWNAKYGQLKQLNQLDVGYRFLCVKK, from the coding sequence ATGCCTATCTATGATGCGATCGGTCAATCCTATGCTTACTCTCGGCTTCCAGATGTGCGGATAGTTGATTCTGTAGTCCATTTACTCGCGTTAACTCCAGGAAGTATTATTGCTGATATTGGTGCAGGCACAGGCGGCTATAGTAGGATGCTGGCTGAACGCGGGTTTCATATTTATGCTGTTGAACCTTCTGCCGTGATGCGATCGCACGCTACACCACATCCGCGAGTACAATGGCTAAGCGATTATGCTGAGGCAATTACTTTACCTAACAATGCAGTAGATGCTGTCATTTGTCTTCTAGCAATTCACCATTTTTCTGAACTCAAAAAAGCTTTTTACGAGATGAACCGGATTGCTAAAAAGAAAGTTAGTATTCTTACTTTTGACGTGATCGCAAGCAAAAGTTTTTGGTTGTATGATTATTTCCCTTTTATTCGAGAGTATGACAAACAAGTTTTTTCATCTTTAAAAAATATCATATCTCTTCTTGAAGAAATTACTCAAAGAGTCGTTGATGTTCATCCTTTCATGTTGCCACCAGATTTGTCAGATATGTTCTTGGCAGCAGGTTGGAGAAAACCTGAAATTTATCTAAATGCTCAAGTCAGAGCAAGTATGTCAGCTTTTGCTCTAGCTAATCCTAATGCAGTTCAAACCGGAATTAATCTTCTTCAAACCGATTTAAATTACGGTCAATGGAATGCAAAATATGGGCAATTGAAGCAACTCAATCAGTTGGATGTAGGCTATAGATTCTTATGTGTGAAAAAATGA
- the metH gene encoding methionine synthase: protein MNSPFLTRLHSPDRPVIVFDGAMGTNLQTQNLSAEDFGGAQYEGCNEYLVHTKPEAVAKVHRDFLVAGADVIETDTFGAASIVLAEYDLADQAYYLNKKAAELALQVAAEFSTPEKPRFVAGSMGPTTKLPTLGHIDFDTMQAAFVEQAEGLYDGGVDLFIVETCQDVLQIKAALNAVESVFHRKGERRPLMVSVTMETTGTMLVGSDIGAALTILEPYPIDILGLNCATGPDRMAEHIKYLSQHSPFVVSCIPNAGLPENVGGQAHYRLTPMELRMALMHFIEDLGVQVIGGCCGTRPDHIQQLAEIATTLKPKERHPSYEPAAASIYSAQPYDQDNSFLIIGERLNASGSKKCRELLNAEDWDGLVSMAKGQVREGAHILDVNVDYVGRDGERDMHELVSRLVTNVTLPLMLDSTEWEKMEAGLKVAGGKCLLNSTNYEDGEPRFFKVLELAKQYGAGVVVGTIDEDGMARTAEKKFEIAQRAYNQAVEYGIPPEEIFFDTLALPISTGIEEDRANGKATIEAIRRIREELPGCHVVLGVSNVSFGLNPAARVVLNSMFLHEAMMAGMDAAIVSASKILPLAKIEPEHQELCRKLIYDDRQFDGDICVYDPLAKLTTLFEGATTKRDRTIDESIPIEERLKRHIIDGERIGLEEQLQKALEKYAPLDIINNFLLDGMKVVGELFGSGQMQLPFVLQSAETMKAAVAYLEPLMEKQESGNNSKGTVVIATVKGDVHDIGKNLVDIILSNNGYKVVNLGIKQPVENIIDAYEAHKADCIAMSGLLVKSTAFMKENLEVFNQRGITVPVILGGAALTPKFVYEDCQQTYKGHVVYGKDAFSDLHFMDKLMPAKSQGNWDNLQGFLNGLAEDPQTSQNGHQEPPAENLSPLAPNPMPLVADTRRSEAVAVDIERPKPPFWGTKILQPENIAWDELFWYLDLQALIAGQWQFRKPKEQSKEEYQAFLTQKVYPILEYWKQRIIAEKLLHPQVSYGYFPCQAVGNSLRVYDPNHKDTQEVARFEFPRQKSLRRLCIADFFASQESGVIDVFPMQAVTMGNIATEFAQELFAANQYTDYLYFHGLAVQIAEALAEWVHARIRRELGFSIEEPDNIRDILAQRYRGSRYSFGYPACPNIQDQYKLLELLESDRINLYMDESEQLYPEQSTTAIIAYHPIAKYFSA from the coding sequence ATGAACAGCCCTTTTCTGACTCGCCTCCACAGTCCCGATCGCCCTGTCATCGTCTTTGATGGCGCAATGGGAACAAATTTGCAAACCCAAAATCTCAGCGCAGAGGACTTCGGAGGAGCGCAATATGAAGGATGTAACGAGTATTTAGTTCATACAAAACCCGAAGCTGTTGCCAAGGTACATCGTGACTTTTTAGTAGCAGGTGCGGATGTTATTGAGACAGATACATTTGGTGCTGCGTCCATTGTCCTAGCAGAGTACGACTTAGCAGACCAAGCTTACTATTTAAACAAAAAAGCAGCAGAACTCGCGCTTCAAGTTGCCGCAGAATTTTCTACTCCAGAAAAACCCCGCTTTGTTGCTGGTTCAATGGGACCAACAACGAAATTACCAACATTGGGACACATCGACTTTGATACGATGCAAGCGGCTTTTGTCGAACAAGCTGAAGGATTATATGACGGTGGGGTTGATTTATTCATTGTTGAAACTTGTCAGGACGTGCTGCAAATTAAAGCAGCATTAAATGCAGTCGAATCAGTGTTTCACCGCAAGGGAGAACGACGTCCCCTCATGGTATCGGTGACAATGGAAACAACTGGTACGATGCTGGTAGGCTCCGATATCGGTGCAGCGTTGACAATTTTAGAGCCATACCCAATTGATATTCTCGGTCTAAACTGCGCTACGGGTCCAGACCGGATGGCAGAACATATTAAATATCTTTCGCAGCATTCGCCGTTTGTCGTTTCTTGTATTCCTAATGCAGGGCTACCAGAAAACGTAGGCGGTCAAGCACACTACCGACTCACACCGATGGAATTGCGCATGGCACTCATGCATTTCATTGAAGATTTGGGAGTGCAGGTGATTGGTGGCTGTTGCGGTACGCGTCCCGATCACATTCAACAATTAGCAGAAATTGCCACGACGCTGAAGCCTAAAGAACGGCATCCTAGCTATGAGCCAGCAGCAGCATCAATTTACAGTGCGCAACCCTATGACCAAGATAATTCATTTTTGATTATCGGCGAACGATTAAATGCGAGTGGTTCCAAAAAATGCCGCGAATTGCTTAATGCGGAAGATTGGGATGGACTCGTGTCGATGGCTAAAGGACAGGTGAGAGAAGGGGCACATATTTTAGATGTGAATGTGGACTATGTAGGGCGTGATGGCGAACGGGATATGCATGAACTGGTATCTCGATTAGTAACAAATGTGACACTGCCGTTAATGCTCGACTCCACTGAATGGGAAAAGATGGAGGCAGGGTTAAAGGTAGCTGGTGGTAAATGTTTGCTCAACTCGACGAACTACGAGGATGGAGAACCACGATTTTTTAAGGTATTGGAGTTAGCAAAACAATATGGTGCTGGTGTCGTTGTGGGCACGATTGATGAAGATGGAATGGCGCGAACCGCCGAAAAGAAATTTGAAATTGCCCAACGTGCTTACAATCAAGCTGTAGAATACGGTATTCCACCAGAAGAAATCTTTTTTGATACCTTAGCGCTACCGATTTCGACAGGAATTGAAGAAGATCGCGCTAATGGTAAAGCAACGATTGAAGCAATTCGTCGCATTCGCGAAGAACTACCAGGCTGTCATGTAGTTTTGGGGGTTTCCAATGTTTCGTTTGGCTTAAATCCCGCTGCGCGTGTGGTACTTAATTCGATGTTTCTCCACGAAGCCATGATGGCAGGAATGGATGCAGCAATTGTTAGTGCTAGCAAGATTTTGCCGTTGGCTAAGATTGAGCCAGAACACCAGGAACTCTGTCGCAAGTTGATTTATGATGACCGGCAATTTGATGGAGATATTTGTGTTTACGATCCCTTGGCAAAGTTGACAACCTTGTTTGAAGGTGCAACAACGAAGCGCGATCGCACAATTGACGAAAGTATTCCTATCGAAGAACGTCTCAAGCGTCACATCATCGACGGCGAACGTATTGGCTTAGAAGAACAACTGCAAAAAGCTTTGGAAAAATATGCACCACTCGATATTATCAATAACTTCTTACTCGATGGCATGAAAGTTGTTGGAGAACTGTTCGGTTCTGGACAAATGCAGCTACCTTTCGTGTTGCAATCTGCGGAGACAATGAAAGCTGCAGTGGCTTATCTTGAGCCATTGATGGAAAAGCAAGAAAGCGGTAATAACTCTAAAGGTACGGTAGTCATTGCAACAGTCAAGGGTGATGTTCACGATATTGGTAAAAACCTTGTTGATATCATTTTGTCGAATAATGGCTACAAAGTCGTTAACCTTGGTATCAAGCAGCCAGTGGAAAACATTATTGATGCCTATGAAGCGCATAAAGCCGATTGCATTGCGATGAGTGGGTTGTTAGTGAAGTCCACTGCTTTCATGAAGGAAAATTTAGAAGTATTCAACCAGCGAGGAATTACGGTTCCGGTGATTTTGGGCGGTGCAGCGTTGACCCCTAAATTCGTTTATGAAGATTGCCAGCAAACGTACAAAGGACACGTCGTTTACGGTAAAGATGCCTTCTCTGACTTGCATTTTATGGATAAGTTAATGCCCGCTAAGTCGCAAGGTAACTGGGACAATCTCCAAGGCTTCTTAAATGGATTGGCAGAAGATCCTCAAACATCGCAAAATGGGCATCAAGAACCCCCTGCAGAAAATCTTTCACCCCTAGCCCCTAATCCCATGCCCCTCGTTGCTGATACCCGTCGTTCTGAAGCTGTAGCAGTCGATATTGAGCGCCCTAAGCCGCCTTTTTGGGGAACAAAGATATTGCAACCAGAAAATATTGCTTGGGATGAGTTATTTTGGTACTTGGATTTACAAGCTTTGATTGCAGGACAGTGGCAGTTTCGTAAACCAAAAGAGCAATCAAAGGAGGAATATCAGGCGTTCTTAACACAGAAGGTATATCCGATTTTAGAGTATTGGAAGCAGCGGATTATTGCTGAGAAGTTATTGCATCCGCAGGTGAGTTATGGGTATTTTCCGTGTCAAGCTGTAGGGAATTCATTGAGAGTTTACGATCCAAACCATAAGGATACACAGGAAGTGGCAAGGTTTGAGTTTCCCAGACAAAAGTCTTTGAGGAGGCTTTGTATTGCTGATTTCTTTGCATCGCAAGAGTCGGGTGTGATTGATGTGTTTCCGATGCAGGCGGTGACGATGGGAAATATTGCAACGGAATTTGCGCAAGAGTTGTTTGCTGCGAATCAATACACTGACTACCTCTATTTTCACGGTTTAGCAGTGCAAATAGCTGAAGCTTTGGCAGAGTGGGTTCACGCACGAATTCGTCGCGAGTTGGGCTTTAGTATTGAGGAACCGGATAATATTCGGGATATCTTGGCGCAGCGCTATCGCGGTTCCCGCTATAGTTTTGGTTATCCTGCGTGTCCGAATATTCAGGATCAATATAAATTGTTGGAGTTATTGGAAAGCGATCGCATTAATCTTTACATGGATGAAAGCGAACAGCTGTATCCTGAACAATCGACAACGGCAATTATTGCCTATCACCCTATAGCCAAGTATTTTAGTGCGTAG
- a CDS encoding Uma2 family endonuclease has product MVKQLPTNTTPTIIYPDSDGQPMADNTKQFRWIVTIKENLELLFINDSHVFVAGDLLWYPVQGDNKIRQAPDTMVVFGRPKGDRGSYKQWEEDNIPPQVVFEILSPGNRLKKMAEKFKFYERYGVEEYYVYDPDDNELIGWLRSGNDLEIITEMDGWMSPRLKIKFQLSSDTLEIFSPLGDKFLTYVELNQLREQERQRAEQEHQRAEQESQRADEATKQLEQERQRNAALSALLREQGINLEEL; this is encoded by the coding sequence ATGGTAAAACAACTGCCAACAAACACAACTCCAACCATTATCTACCCAGATAGCGATGGTCAACCAATGGCAGACAACACCAAACAATTTCGTTGGATTGTCACTATCAAAGAAAACTTAGAACTACTATTTATAAATGATAGCCATGTATTTGTTGCTGGCGATCTCCTGTGGTATCCGGTTCAGGGAGATAATAAAATTCGTCAAGCCCCAGATACAATGGTTGTCTTTGGCAGACCAAAAGGAGACAGAGGTTCCTATAAACAATGGGAAGAAGACAATATTCCGCCACAGGTTGTATTTGAAATACTCTCTCCTGGAAACCGCCTGAAGAAAATGGCAGAAAAATTTAAATTCTACGAACGTTACGGCGTAGAAGAATACTATGTATACGATCCAGACGACAATGAGCTAATTGGTTGGCTGCGTTCTGGAAATGATTTAGAGATTATTACAGAAATGGATGGTTGGATGAGTCCCCGCCTCAAAATAAAATTTCAGCTGAGTTCTGATACTTTAGAAATTTTTTCACCTCTAGGAGACAAATTCCTGACTTATGTTGAGCTAAATCAGCTACGCGAACAAGAACGCCAACGTGCTGAACAAGAACACCAACGCGCTGAACAAGAAAGCCAACGCGCTGATGAAGCAACAAAACAATTAGAGCAAGAAAGACAGCGTAATGCAGCCTTAAGCGCACTACTGCGAGAACAAGGAATTAATCTAGAAGAGTTATAA
- a CDS encoding YbjQ family protein: MLLTTTDVIQGSTIEAYLGIVTAEVVYGSNALRDFFAGIRDVIGGRTGSYERLFERGQRDALQELEKRALKLGANGIVGIEIDTGTINIDQSGALLLITATGTAVKLL; the protein is encoded by the coding sequence ATGCTTTTAACGACTACAGATGTTATCCAAGGCTCTACGATTGAAGCTTACTTAGGCATTGTGACTGCTGAAGTTGTTTACGGTAGTAATGCACTACGTGATTTTTTTGCTGGAATTCGAGATGTCATCGGCGGGCGAACTGGCAGTTACGAACGTTTGTTCGAGCGGGGTCAGCGAGATGCACTTCAGGAATTAGAGAAACGCGCACTTAAACTAGGTGCAAATGGAATCGTTGGCATTGAGATAGATACTGGCACAATTAACATCGATCAATCAGGGGCTTTATTGCTCATCACAGCAACGGGAACTGCTGTTAAGCTTCTTTAA